Proteins co-encoded in one Methylobacterium sp. WL1 genomic window:
- a CDS encoding globin family protein, with product MTPEQVRLVQDSFAKVRPIAGTAADLFYGRLFEIAPEVRPLFPDDMAEQKKKLMAMLGLAVAHLGHPETVAPAIRDLGRKHVAYGTQAAHYAPVGAALLWTLEQGLGPDFTPEVRAAWTETYTLVAGLMTGAAAEAA from the coding sequence ATGACGCCCGAACAGGTCAGGCTCGTCCAGGACAGCTTCGCGAAGGTGCGGCCGATCGCCGGGACGGCGGCCGACCTGTTCTACGGGCGCCTGTTCGAGATCGCCCCGGAGGTCCGCCCGCTCTTCCCCGACGACATGGCCGAGCAGAAGAAGAAGCTGATGGCCATGCTGGGCCTGGCGGTGGCCCATCTCGGCCACCCGGAGACCGTGGCCCCGGCGATCCGGGATCTCGGGCGCAAGCACGTGGCCTACGGCACCCAGGCCGCCCACTACGCCCCGGTCGGCGCCGCGCTGCTGTGGACCCTGGAGCAGGGCCTCGGCCCGGACTTCACCCCGGAGGTCCGCGCGGCCTGGACCGAGACCTACACGCTGGTGGCCGGGTTGATGACGGGAGCGGCGGCGGAGGCCGCCTGA
- a CDS encoding HAMP domain-containing sensor histidine kinase, with amino-acid sequence MYALPVITVRAGRTQLFQGLLVQLPIELTSSAQLNFYANMTKKGWGTCPQGYYVYVDDSSDGTRFVMPGLMIEGLKNSKKNFHIQKVTHTKEAIQAYAKSITDQADTIEKQKNSEISLLIHDLRALSSAIYNSAEEARSAAINGDFSTCNTRVETVIATHTMLSIRIDMLDVSTNQITLATADLIPVFKKLDKVVRCFRPKASARNISLSLRSLTGFSNSKIYGPAIFELVAYSIIDNAVKYSADGKSIFVEIEDQDRDVIIRIKSMGPMIAPDERRKIFNRGYRGAFAVSSGQAGTGIGLSLAQELVENYFDGVITAHQDNVAQLINGFSYFETTFEIVVPRDG; translated from the coding sequence ATGTACGCTTTACCTGTTATTACCGTCAGAGCAGGAAGGACGCAGCTTTTTCAAGGCCTTCTTGTTCAACTTCCGATAGAATTGACCTCAAGCGCTCAACTCAACTTCTACGCCAACATGACGAAGAAGGGCTGGGGCACATGTCCACAAGGCTATTACGTTTACGTAGACGATAGCTCGGACGGAACAAGATTTGTGATGCCAGGACTAATGATAGAGGGACTAAAAAATTCGAAAAAGAATTTTCATATACAAAAAGTCACGCACACGAAAGAAGCCATACAAGCTTATGCAAAGTCTATTACTGATCAAGCTGACACAATTGAAAAACAAAAAAACTCTGAAATTTCTTTGCTGATCCACGATCTCCGTGCACTCTCTTCTGCTATTTATAATTCGGCAGAGGAGGCAAGGAGCGCCGCAATAAACGGCGATTTTAGTACATGCAATACTAGAGTTGAAACAGTTATTGCAACTCACACCATGCTTTCAATACGCATTGATATGTTGGACGTTTCCACAAATCAGATAACATTAGCCACCGCTGATCTCATACCTGTTTTTAAGAAGCTTGATAAAGTAGTCAGATGTTTTCGGCCTAAAGCATCTGCTCGCAACATATCTCTCAGTCTGCGTTCTTTAACAGGATTTTCCAACTCTAAGATTTATGGGCCTGCCATTTTTGAGCTGGTAGCATACTCCATCATTGATAATGCCGTGAAGTATTCAGCGGACGGCAAGTCTATATTTGTCGAAATTGAGGACCAAGATCGAGACGTTATCATACGGATTAAATCAATGGGTCCCATGATTGCGCCTGATGAGCGACGGAAAATTTTCAACCGCGGGTATCGTGGGGCTTTTGCTGTTAGCTCTGGGCAGGCCGGCACAGGTATCGGTCTAAGTTTGGCGCAGGAACTGGTAGAGAATTATTTTGACGGCGTGATCACTGCACATCAAGACAACGTAGCTCAACTTATTAATGGCTTTTCGTACTTTGAAACAACATTCGAAATAGTTGTGCCCCGTGATGGATGA
- a CDS encoding sensor domain-containing phosphodiesterase, with protein sequence MPKLARPELKTPLRILALLLTLVGGLVGALSLCGPAQAVEAVRVTLDAPVIDLTTAIERYRSDGDLIQISTAPGKDGIVRRIVVKARDAGARPDWIVFALTNDTDEQIDRILVAPHFRLVDSGVIWPDLGGSRIAAITASQGIRPERDENPEADQFTITLDPGTTVTYVAELRGPNVPQLHLWDQDAYRRKTAGLTLYKGIIIGISGLLALFLTIVFVVKGAIIFPAAAALAWSVLAYACIDFGFLQRVFPVTELAERVYRASAEAVLGATLLVFLFAYLNLARWHVRYSHVAFFWLAFLAGLVGLAVFDPPVAAGVARISIAAVAGIGLLLIVYLAAHNGYDRAILLVPTWLLLVVWVTAAGFAVTGQIGSDLVQPALIGGLVLIVMLIGFTVLQHAFAGGGLSHALVSDTERRALALTGAGDVVFDWDVPADRVFAGPEIEAQLGLPRGTLEGPATNWLGTLHPFDVERYSAALDTVIEERRGRIVHDFRLRSAAGTYFWYRLKARPVIGADGEVIRVVGTIADVTEIKTAEERLLHDAVHDSLTGLPNRELFGDRLDAALAFAGQDQRLKPTVIVLDVDRFKGINDAIGLSAGDSILLTLSRRLGRLLRPQDSLARITSDEFAVILLSERDPDRILAFAEMIRRAIATPITYADREIFLTVSIGLALYEAGANLKRDEVFKSAEIAMIQAKRNGGDRIEVFRAHMRTDRSDRLMLESDLRKAIERNELRVLFLPVVRLEDRTVAGFETVLRWDHPKLGRIPASTFMPLAEESGFVVNLGIFALERTALELAAWQRSLEVEPPIFAACNLSSRQLLRHDLLHDVKTVLARSGALPGSLKLEFSESLVMENPEYAAQMLARIHDLGAGLCLSDFGTGYSALSYLQRFPFDTIKVDATFVRQIGTGQTAILRSIVRMASELNLAIVAEGCESESDAQALAGLGCEYALGPAFGEPMTMLQARQIVGAAPEAA encoded by the coding sequence TCGCTGTGTGGGCCGGCTCAAGCCGTCGAGGCGGTGCGCGTCACCCTCGACGCGCCGGTGATCGACCTGACCACCGCGATCGAGCGCTACCGCTCGGACGGCGACCTGATCCAGATCTCCACGGCGCCCGGCAAGGACGGCATCGTCCGCCGCATCGTCGTGAAGGCGCGGGACGCCGGCGCCCGGCCGGACTGGATCGTGTTCGCCCTCACCAACGACACCGACGAGCAGATCGACCGCATCCTGGTGGCGCCGCATTTCCGGCTGGTGGATTCCGGGGTGATCTGGCCCGATCTCGGCGGCTCGCGGATCGCCGCCATCACGGCGAGCCAGGGCATCCGCCCGGAGCGCGACGAGAACCCCGAGGCCGACCAGTTCACGATCACGCTGGATCCCGGCACCACGGTCACCTACGTCGCCGAGCTGCGCGGCCCCAACGTGCCCCAGCTGCACCTGTGGGATCAGGACGCCTACCGCCGCAAGACCGCCGGGCTGACCCTGTACAAGGGCATCATCATCGGCATCAGCGGGTTGCTGGCGCTGTTCCTGACCATCGTGTTCGTGGTCAAGGGTGCGATCATCTTCCCGGCCGCCGCGGCCCTGGCCTGGTCGGTGCTGGCCTATGCGTGCATCGATTTCGGCTTCCTGCAGCGGGTGTTCCCCGTCACCGAATTGGCCGAGCGGGTCTACCGGGCCTCCGCCGAGGCGGTGCTCGGGGCGACGCTGCTGGTGTTCCTGTTCGCCTACCTGAACCTCGCCCGCTGGCACGTGCGCTACAGTCACGTGGCGTTCTTCTGGCTGGCCTTCCTGGCGGGCCTCGTCGGGCTGGCGGTGTTCGACCCGCCGGTGGCGGCGGGGGTGGCGCGCATCTCCATCGCCGCGGTGGCGGGGATCGGCCTGCTGCTGATCGTCTACCTCGCCGCCCATAACGGCTACGACCGGGCGATCCTGCTGGTGCCGACCTGGCTGCTGCTGGTGGTCTGGGTGACGGCGGCGGGCTTCGCGGTCACCGGCCAGATCGGCAGCGACCTGGTGCAGCCGGCGCTGATCGGCGGCCTGGTGCTGATCGTGATGCTGATCGGCTTCACGGTGCTGCAGCACGCCTTCGCGGGGGGCGGCCTCAGCCATGCCCTCGTGTCGGACACCGAGCGGCGGGCGCTGGCGCTCACCGGCGCGGGCGACGTGGTGTTCGACTGGGACGTGCCGGCCGACCGGGTCTTCGCCGGCCCCGAGATCGAGGCGCAGCTCGGCCTGCCCCGGGGCACCCTGGAGGGCCCGGCGACGAACTGGCTCGGCACGCTCCACCCGTTCGACGTGGAGCGCTACTCGGCGGCCCTCGACACGGTGATCGAGGAGCGGCGCGGGCGCATCGTCCACGATTTCCGCCTGCGCTCGGCCGCCGGCACCTATTTCTGGTACCGGCTGAAGGCGCGGCCGGTGATCGGCGCCGACGGCGAGGTGATCCGCGTGGTCGGCACCATCGCGGACGTCACCGAGATCAAGACCGCCGAGGAGCGCCTGCTCCACGACGCGGTGCACGACAGCCTGACCGGCCTGCCCAACCGCGAGCTGTTCGGCGACCGCCTGGACGCGGCTCTGGCCTTCGCCGGCCAGGACCAGCGGCTCAAGCCGACCGTGATCGTGCTGGATGTCGACCGGTTCAAGGGCATCAACGACGCGATCGGCCTGTCGGCGGGCGATTCGATCCTGCTGACCCTGTCCCGCCGGCTCGGCCGCCTGCTGCGGCCGCAGGACAGCCTGGCCCGGATCACCAGCGACGAATTCGCCGTGATCCTGCTGTCCGAGCGCGACCCCGACCGGATCCTGGCGTTTGCCGAGATGATCCGCCGGGCGATCGCCACGCCGATCACCTATGCCGACCGGGAGATCTTCCTCACCGTCTCGATCGGGCTCGCGCTCTACGAGGCGGGGGCGAACCTGAAGCGCGACGAGGTGTTCAAGAGCGCCGAGATCGCCATGATCCAGGCCAAGCGCAACGGCGGCGACCGCATCGAGGTGTTCCGCGCCCATATGCGCACCGACCGCTCCGACCGGCTGATGCTGGAGAGCGACCTGCGCAAGGCGATCGAGCGCAACGAGCTGCGGGTGCTGTTCCTGCCGGTGGTCCGCCTCGAGGACCGCACCGTGGCGGGGTTCGAGACCGTGCTGCGCTGGGACCACCCGAAGCTCGGCCGCATCCCGGCCTCGACCTTCATGCCGCTCGCCGAGGAGAGCGGCTTCGTCGTCAACCTCGGCATCTTCGCCCTGGAGCGCACCGCCCTGGAACTCGCCGCCTGGCAGCGTTCCCTCGAGGTCGAGCCGCCGATCTTCGCGGCCTGCAACCTGTCGTCGCGCCAGCTCCTGCGCCACGACCTCCTGCACGACGTAAAAACCGTGCTGGCCCGCTCCGGGGCGCTGCCCGGCTCGCTCAAGCTGGAATTCAGCGAGAGCCTGGTGATGGAGAACCCGGAATACGCCGCCCAGATGCTGGCCCGCATCCACGACCTCGGGGCCGGCCTGTGCCTGTCGGATTTCGGCACCGGCTACTCGGCCCTGTCCTACCTCCAGCGCTTCCCGTTCGACACGATCAAGGTCGACGCGACCTTCGTGCGCCAGATCGGCACCGGCCAGACCGCGATCCTGCGCTCGATCGTCCGGATGGCGAGCGAACTGAACCTCGCCATCGTGGCGGAGGGCTGCGAATCGGAGAGCGACGCGCAGGCGCTGGCCGGGCTCGGCTGCGAATACGCCCTCGGGCCGGCCTTCGGCGAGCCGATGACCATGCTGCAGGCCCGCCAGATCGTCGGAGCCGCCCCCGAGGCGGCCTGA
- a CDS encoding IS5 family transposase (programmed frameshift) translates to MARLLLPDDLWDEIAPLLPPPRPRPKGGRRPIEKRAALTGILFVLRSGLPWEMLPAEMGCGSGMSCWRRLRDWQAAGVWSRLHDVLLERLHAAGEIDWSRACLDSASVPAKKGGPATGPNPTDRGKPGTKRHLVTDARGTPLGFCLSGANRHDTVMMAATLDAIPSVRSGRRGRPRRRPDKLHADKAYDARPRRQECRVRGIVPRIARRGIESSEKLGRHRWVVERTHAWFNRFRRLPIRYERRADIYEAFTSLAASLITLNQIRRFC, encoded by the exons ATGGCCAGACTGCTTCTCCCCGATGATCTCTGGGATGAGATCGCGCCGCTCCTCCCGCCGCCTCGGCCGCGTCCGAAGGGCGGGCGTCGTCCAATTGAGAAGCGGGCCGCACTCACGGGCATCCTGTTCGTGCTGCGCTCGGGGCTGCCGTGGGAAATGCTGCCGGCCGAGATGGGCTGCGGCTCCGGCATGAGTTGTTGGCGGCGACTGCGGGATTGGCAGGCGGCGGGCGTTTGGAGCCGTCTGCATGACGTGTTGCTGGAGCGCCTGCACGCAGCAGGGGAGATCGACTGGAGCCGGGCTTGCCTGGACAGCGCGTCTGTCCCGGCCAAAAAGG GGGGGCCTGCCACCGGCCCGAACCCGACGGATCGGGGCAAGCCGGGCACGAAGCGCCATCTCGTCACCGACGCGCGCGGCACGCCGCTCGGCTTCTGCCTGAGCGGTGCCAACCGGCACGACACCGTCATGATGGCGGCCACCCTCGATGCCATCCCGTCTGTGCGGAGCGGTCGGCGCGGACGACCGCGACGTCGTCCAGACAAGCTGCACGCTGACAAGGCTTACGATGCCAGACCCCGCCGCCAGGAGTGCCGGGTGCGGGGGATCGTGCCGCGCATCGCACGTAGGGGCATCGAGAGCAGCGAGAAACTCGGTCGTCATCGTTGGGTCGTGGAGCGCACCCACGCTTGGTTCAACCGATTCCGTCGATTGCCCATCCGCTACGAGCGACGCGCAGACATCTACGAGGCCTTCACGAGCCTCGCCGCCAGCCTCATCACTCTCAACCAGATCAGACGGTTCTGTTAG